Proteins encoded together in one Marispirochaeta sp. window:
- a CDS encoding V-type ATPase 116kDa subunit family protein gives MFTSRMRHLTAVVLRKDSEDVSRELLTAGLLDFVRIEEFLPEASSGVVSAAAASQNGERTASRLKENRLRIENFIASMQEISLPSVPLTLETVPALDIGRVEGDLNQLSSGLQEIRNRQRELNQELMKLDDLRRHISRPGANLLSAGSGTLGQQRDTFISYKTGSILPRFLEQAHERTRRFPSVLIDLQEREGRVPLILISLRRDAREVLSILEECGWREEPPPETGDQAHHTEALGELDHRMDELKQRQESAAKEYHSLLEENRPHLQQLWATLTIHERLVQIRSYFSHTARTVLFTGWVPAHKQASLEEAIRRAVSSRCWIEWHEASEVRDSTGGKVPAPVELNNPGFLKPFEMLVENYAIPEYGTVDPTPFVAVAFLSMFGLMFADAGQGLILVLIGLLGPRLISGLATGTRRLFTLIAYCGLSAVVSGILFGSWFGRPWLPPLWFNYHALVSGHASGNPAVRSVYDILFITICFGILVLSVGLLLNWINLIRKRDWFSLTFEKGGIAGGWIYGWGIYTAFFFAASGYRELPSNAVLIAGFGIPALLLFFKHPLHALKHKQGKSLWSVSSLMTFGMEWVVELLEIFSGYLANTLSFMRVAGLGIAHVSLMTAFDQIASMTSPPGSFSLWSLLILIAGNILVIALEGLSAGIQSLRLNYYEFFSKYFTGSGRAYAPISLRSTIQ, from the coding sequence ATGTTCACCTCACGTATGCGGCATCTGACCGCCGTTGTGCTGCGCAAGGATTCCGAAGATGTTTCCCGGGAGCTCCTTACGGCAGGGCTTCTTGATTTTGTGCGTATAGAGGAGTTTCTTCCTGAGGCTTCCTCCGGTGTGGTGAGCGCAGCTGCTGCGTCACAGAACGGGGAGCGAACTGCCTCACGGCTTAAGGAAAACCGTTTACGTATTGAGAATTTTATCGCATCGATGCAGGAGATTTCCCTGCCGTCGGTGCCTCTGACCCTGGAGACAGTGCCGGCCCTTGATATAGGCCGGGTCGAGGGTGACCTCAATCAGTTGAGCTCCGGGCTGCAGGAGATCAGAAACCGCCAGCGGGAACTGAACCAGGAGCTGATGAAACTGGACGATCTTCGGCGTCATATCAGCCGGCCCGGGGCAAATCTCTTGTCGGCAGGCTCGGGAACCCTCGGGCAGCAGAGGGATACCTTTATTTCCTACAAGACCGGCAGCATTCTCCCCCGCTTTTTAGAGCAGGCCCATGAGAGAACCCGTCGTTTCCCTTCGGTGCTTATAGATCTCCAGGAACGGGAAGGACGAGTGCCCCTGATCCTGATCTCCCTGCGCCGGGATGCCAGGGAGGTTCTTTCAATCCTTGAGGAGTGCGGTTGGCGGGAAGAACCCCCCCCCGAAACGGGTGATCAGGCCCATCATACTGAAGCCCTGGGAGAGCTTGATCATCGCATGGACGAGTTAAAGCAGCGACAGGAGTCAGCCGCAAAGGAGTATCACAGCCTGCTTGAGGAAAACCGTCCGCATCTGCAGCAGCTGTGGGCAACGCTGACGATTCACGAAAGGCTTGTACAAATTCGTTCATACTTTTCCCATACCGCGCGTACGGTCCTTTTTACCGGCTGGGTCCCTGCTCATAAGCAGGCATCCCTGGAGGAGGCCATACGACGGGCCGTAAGTTCCCGCTGCTGGATCGAGTGGCACGAGGCAAGTGAAGTACGTGATTCCACCGGAGGGAAGGTCCCGGCTCCGGTTGAGCTCAATAATCCCGGTTTTCTCAAACCCTTTGAGATGCTGGTGGAAAACTACGCCATTCCTGAATACGGCACTGTAGACCCGACCCCTTTTGTGGCGGTGGCCTTTTTGAGCATGTTTGGTTTGATGTTCGCTGACGCGGGACAGGGGCTGATCCTGGTGCTGATCGGTCTTCTGGGACCACGTCTGATCTCAGGGCTTGCTACCGGAACGCGGCGTCTTTTTACCCTGATCGCCTACTGCGGACTCTCCGCCGTCGTCTCCGGAATCCTCTTCGGTTCCTGGTTCGGCCGGCCCTGGCTGCCGCCCCTCTGGTTCAACTACCATGCCCTGGTTTCGGGGCACGCCAGCGGAAACCCGGCCGTACGATCGGTCTATGACATTCTGTTTATCACCATCTGTTTCGGCATTCTCGTTTTATCAGTGGGTCTGCTGCTGAACTGGATTAATCTGATCAGGAAAAGGGATTGGTTCTCTCTGACCTTCGAGAAGGGGGGAATCGCCGGCGGCTGGATCTATGGCTGGGGTATTTACACAGCCTTTTTCTTCGCAGCAAGCGGGTACCGGGAGCTTCCTTCCAACGCAGTACTGATAGCGGGCTTTGGAATACCGGCACTGCTGCTCTTTTTCAAACATCCCCTCCATGCCCTGAAACATAAACAGGGAAAGTCCCTCTGGAGTGTTTCATCCCTTATGACTTTCGGCATGGAGTGGGTTGTCGAACTGCTGGAAATCTTCTCCGGCTACCTGGCAAACACTTTGTCGTTTATGCGGGTTGCGGGGCTGGGGATTGCCCATGTGAGCCTTATGACAGCCTTTGATCAGATCGCCTCCATGACATCGCCGCCGGGCTCTTTTTCTCTCTGGTCTCTGCTGATTTTAATCGCGGGTAATATCCTGGTAATCGCCCTGGAGGGACTCTCCGCAGGGATACAGTCTTTAAGGCTTAACTATTACGAGTTTTTCTCAAAGTATTTTACCGGTTCGGGAAGGGCCTACGCGCCGATCTCGCTGCGCAGTACCATACAATAA
- a CDS encoding ATP synthase subunit C, whose protein sequence is MDVVKRFKQQVSLRLMIMVIVMAIISLVSVSGLFAETAPAAAEPVAAVDPGVQQFGLMAAALAFGLGAIGAGIAISHVGAAAMGAIGEKPEIAGQALIFIALAEGLVVFGFITALMILGKI, encoded by the coding sequence ATGGATGTAGTAAAAAGATTCAAACAGCAGGTTTCGCTGAGACTGATGATAATGGTCATCGTTATGGCAATCATCAGTCTTGTCTCTGTCAGCGGGCTTTTCGCGGAAACAGCTCCCGCGGCAGCAGAGCCCGTCGCGGCAGTGGATCCCGGTGTCCAGCAATTTGGTCTCATGGCGGCTGCCCTTGCTTTCGGCCTCGGGGCCATCGGTGCGGGAATCGCTATCAGTCATGTCGGTGCGGCAGCCATGGGCGCCATCGGAGAAAAACCGGAGATTGCCGGACAGGCGCTGATCTTTATCGCTCTGGCCGAGGGGCTTGTCGTCTTCGGATTTATCACCGCACTGATGATTCTGGGGAAGATTTAA
- a CDS encoding V-type ATP synthase subunit F, giving the protein MNYFLIGDEDAVLGFAMVGVPGRIAGTAAEAGQAFNDAVSSGDAGIIIITEDTADMIRDRIDRYIFSEHFPLIVEIPGRGGRDSKRPSLREMVNKAIGINLS; this is encoded by the coding sequence ATGAATTATTTCCTGATCGGCGATGAGGATGCGGTTCTTGGATTTGCGATGGTCGGTGTTCCCGGAAGGATTGCCGGGACTGCCGCGGAAGCCGGACAGGCCTTCAACGATGCTGTTTCATCCGGGGACGCAGGGATTATCATCATCACCGAAGATACCGCTGACATGATACGCGATCGCATAGACCGTTATATATTCAGCGAGCATTTTCCCCTGATTGTGGAGATCCCCGGCCGCGGGGGAAGGGATTCGAAACGCCCCTCTCTGCGGGAGATGGTCAATAAGGCCATCGGAATCAATCTTTCCTGA
- a CDS encoding V-type ATP synthase subunit E family protein: MRDMAGNNEHPILEGILGEARAEAERIRSEAAQKAAGLKESTDSQCRRILAEARERAESQKQTMLRSEETSVAAELRRIELRAREKLNEELLAKLRDRLLKLQQSPAYREICRDLIVEAAAGIGTPKVLVCVSSPESLGSRGKSGIDRGLLSEAQELLARKGLQVELELAEDESLRDPGIVCRDPAGRLVFDNRFEARMRRMRRELVRIIAEEIGTEDGKAT; this comes from the coding sequence ATGAGGGACATGGCCGGAAATAACGAACATCCCATTCTGGAGGGGATCCTGGGGGAAGCCAGGGCAGAGGCGGAGCGCATCCGCTCAGAGGCGGCACAGAAAGCCGCCGGACTCAAGGAGTCGACGGACAGCCAGTGCCGCCGGATTCTTGCTGAAGCCCGGGAGCGGGCGGAGTCGCAAAAACAGACGATGCTGCGGTCGGAAGAAACCTCCGTCGCAGCGGAACTGCGGCGCATCGAGTTGCGGGCACGGGAAAAACTCAACGAAGAACTCCTTGCCAAGCTGAGGGATCGTCTGCTGAAACTTCAACAGAGCCCTGCATACCGCGAAATCTGCAGAGATCTGATCGTCGAAGCCGCAGCCGGAATCGGGACACCAAAGGTTCTGGTTTGTGTCTCTTCTCCTGAGTCTCTCGGGTCCCGCGGGAAATCCGGTATTGACCGCGGGCTTCTGTCTGAGGCTCAAGAGCTCCTGGCCCGTAAAGGGCTGCAGGTCGAGCTTGAACTGGCGGAGGATGAGTCCCTGCGAGATCCCGGTATAGTGTGCAGGGACCCTGCAGGCAGATTGGTTTTTGATAACCGTTTCGAGGCGAGGATGCGGCGGATGCGTCGTGAGCTTGTTCGAATAATAGCCGAAGAAATCGGAACGGAAGATGGAAAGGCAACATGA
- a CDS encoding V-type ATP synthase subunit A produces MSDEIKGSAEQADRIIGRVRRVNGPVVEADGISDAGMLEMVEVGEARIVGEITKLSGTRAIIQVYEDTTGIRPGENIYGSGMPLSVELGPGLLGTIYDGIQRPLEEIYKISREYISRGIRVSSLNRERIWKYDPLLKEGDTLTEGAIIGTVQETEQVLHRIPAPPGCSGRVVWAAGAGEYRVDEIILKVEAAGGMRELTMMQRWPIRRARPAAGRLPLSIPLITGQRVIDTLFPLAKGGTVSIPGGFGTGKTMTQHAIAKWCDADIIVYIGCGERGNEMTDVLTEFPRLVDPRSGVSLMNRTILIANTSNMPVSAREASIYTGVSLAEYYRDQGYHVAIMADSTSRWAEALRELSGRMEEMPAEEGFPAYLPTRIAEFYERAGYMETLAHEEGSVTIIGAVSPPGGDFSEPVTQHTRRFVRCFWGLDRQLANARHYPAISWLDSYSEYLNDVLPWWEERVGSAWKEDRREMLDLLQREVRLQQVVKLVGPDALPDSQRFVIEVCTVFKNAFLQQNAFDDIDRFSTVEKQQHMLELILLYWRRGNEAIRRGVTLVKLRRMKVLQEIIKMKFTIANDDVDGIERLAARLERSIDKLEAIYV; encoded by the coding sequence ATGAGTGATGAAATAAAGGGAAGCGCGGAACAAGCGGACAGGATTATCGGCCGGGTCCGGCGGGTTAACGGACCGGTGGTCGAGGCCGACGGGATCAGCGACGCGGGAATGCTGGAGATGGTCGAAGTCGGTGAAGCCCGGATTGTTGGGGAGATTACCAAGCTCTCGGGTACCCGCGCAATAATTCAGGTTTACGAGGACACCACCGGCATCCGTCCCGGAGAGAATATCTACGGTTCCGGTATGCCCCTGAGTGTGGAACTCGGCCCCGGGCTTCTGGGGACCATTTACGACGGTATTCAGCGTCCTCTGGAGGAGATATACAAAATCTCCCGTGAGTACATAAGCCGGGGGATACGTGTTTCCTCCCTGAACCGGGAGCGGATCTGGAAGTACGACCCCCTCCTGAAAGAAGGCGATACCCTGACTGAAGGGGCGATTATCGGGACAGTACAGGAGACCGAACAGGTACTGCACCGTATTCCCGCTCCCCCGGGATGCAGCGGCCGGGTTGTCTGGGCCGCCGGGGCAGGAGAATACCGTGTGGACGAGATTATCCTTAAGGTGGAAGCCGCCGGAGGGATGCGGGAACTGACCATGATGCAGCGCTGGCCGATTCGCAGGGCCCGGCCGGCCGCCGGCAGGCTGCCTCTTTCGATTCCCCTGATCACCGGACAGCGGGTTATCGATACTCTTTTTCCTCTGGCCAAGGGCGGGACTGTCTCCATTCCCGGCGGCTTCGGTACCGGCAAGACAATGACCCAGCACGCCATTGCCAAGTGGTGCGATGCGGACATAATCGTCTACATCGGCTGCGGCGAACGGGGCAACGAAATGACCGATGTGCTAACGGAGTTTCCCCGCCTCGTGGACCCCCGCAGCGGCGTGAGTCTCATGAACCGCACCATCCTTATTGCCAATACCTCCAATATGCCTGTTTCCGCCCGGGAAGCGAGCATCTATACCGGGGTCAGCCTGGCGGAGTACTACCGGGACCAGGGCTACCATGTTGCGATAATGGCGGACTCCACTTCCCGCTGGGCCGAGGCGCTGCGGGAGTTATCCGGCCGTATGGAGGAGATGCCCGCGGAAGAGGGATTTCCCGCCTACCTGCCTACCCGCATCGCCGAATTTTACGAACGGGCCGGCTATATGGAAACCCTTGCACACGAGGAGGGCTCGGTTACCATTATCGGCGCCGTATCCCCGCCGGGGGGAGATTTCTCCGAACCCGTAACCCAGCATACACGGCGTTTTGTGCGCTGCTTCTGGGGACTGGACCGGCAGCTGGCCAATGCCCGCCACTATCCCGCTATATCATGGCTGGACAGTTACAGCGAATACCTGAACGACGTGCTCCCCTGGTGGGAGGAACGTGTAGGAAGCGCCTGGAAAGAGGACCGCCGGGAGATGCTCGATCTTTTGCAGCGGGAGGTGCGCCTGCAGCAGGTGGTAAAACTTGTGGGCCCCGATGCCCTCCCGGACAGTCAGCGCTTTGTTATCGAGGTCTGTACCGTTTTCAAGAACGCATTTCTGCAGCAGAACGCCTTTGACGATATCGACCGGTTCTCCACCGTGGAAAAGCAGCAGCACATGCTGGAGCTGATTCTCCTCTACTGGCGCCGGGGCAACGAGGCCATCCGGCGGGGAGTGACCCTGGTAAAACTGCGGCGCATGAAGGTACTTCAGGAAATCATCAAAATGAAATTCACCATCGCCAACGATGATGTAGACGGCATCGAAAGACTTGCTGCCAGGCTGGAGCGTTCCATAGACAAACTGGAGGCAATCTATGTCTGA
- a CDS encoding V-type ATP synthase subunit B translates to MSDTVKLSSGREYAGIDEIDGPLVFIRKTHPVGYRELVECTDATGNVRLGMVLDTSEDVVVVQVFSGTASMTLPSTRVRFLGEPHRLDVSRSMLGRVFNGLGEPVDGGPAPVGDAREDVNGRPINPTAREYPRDFIQTGISAIDGMNTLIRGQKLPIFSGSGLPHNELAAQIARQAKIKGGESDFAVVFAAMGVKHDVARYFTSSFEESGSLEKVALFLSLADDPSIERLITPRSALTLAEHLAFREGMHVLVIMTDMSNYCESLREISTLRGEIPSRKGYPGYLYSDLAEIYERSGMLKGFKGSITQLPILTMPNDDISHPIPDLSGYITEGQIVFEREMHGRGIYPPVAGLPSLSRLMKDGIGEGMTRADHPHLASQLFAAYSYVKDVRNLASVIGEEELTPLDHQYMEFGEAFEKQFVTQRPDEDRPIEQTLDLGWEVLSKLPVEELHRVTEEELDEYYGRIADKR, encoded by the coding sequence ATGTCTGACACCGTAAAGCTCAGCTCCGGCCGCGAATATGCCGGCATCGACGAGATCGACGGACCCCTGGTATTTATCCGGAAAACCCACCCCGTGGGTTACCGTGAGCTTGTGGAGTGCACCGACGCGACCGGAAATGTACGTCTGGGAATGGTACTGGATACCTCCGAGGATGTGGTTGTCGTTCAGGTATTTTCGGGTACTGCCTCCATGACCCTTCCCTCTACCAGGGTCCGCTTTCTTGGAGAGCCTCACCGGCTGGATGTCAGCCGCAGCATGCTGGGCCGGGTCTTTAACGGTCTGGGCGAACCGGTTGACGGCGGTCCGGCCCCCGTAGGAGATGCCCGGGAGGACGTAAACGGGCGGCCCATCAATCCGACTGCCAGGGAGTACCCCCGGGATTTTATTCAAACCGGTATTTCCGCGATTGACGGCATGAATACCCTGATACGGGGTCAGAAGCTCCCCATCTTTTCCGGCAGCGGGCTTCCTCATAACGAGCTGGCCGCCCAGATCGCCAGGCAGGCGAAGATCAAGGGGGGAGAGAGCGATTTTGCCGTAGTTTTTGCCGCCATGGGGGTCAAACACGACGTAGCCCGCTACTTTACCTCCTCCTTCGAAGAGTCGGGCTCTCTGGAAAAGGTAGCCCTCTTTCTTTCCCTGGCTGATGATCCCTCCATCGAGCGGCTGATTACCCCCAGGAGCGCCCTTACCCTGGCAGAGCACCTGGCTTTTCGGGAGGGCATGCATGTTCTGGTTATCATGACCGACATGTCCAACTACTGTGAATCCCTGCGGGAAATCTCTACCTTGAGGGGAGAGATTCCCTCCCGTAAAGGCTATCCCGGGTATCTCTACTCCGACCTGGCGGAGATCTACGAGCGCTCGGGAATGCTGAAAGGTTTTAAAGGATCCATAACCCAGCTGCCGATTCTGACCATGCCCAACGACGATATTTCCCACCCTATCCCCGATCTTTCGGGTTACATAACCGAAGGGCAGATCGTCTTTGAACGGGAGATGCACGGCCGGGGCATATACCCTCCCGTAGCCGGGCTCCCCTCTCTGTCGAGGCTTATGAAGGATGGAATAGGCGAAGGGATGACCAGGGCCGATCACCCCCACCTGGCAAGTCAGCTTTTCGCGGCCTACAGCTACGTCAAGGATGTGCGCAACCTGGCCTCGGTTATCGGCGAAGAGGAGCTTACTCCTCTGGACCATCAGTATATGGAGTTTGGCGAGGCCTTTGAAAAGCAGTTTGTTACCCAGAGGCCGGATGAGGACCGCCCTATTGAGCAGACCCTGGACCTGGGCTGGGAGGTCCTGAGCAAGCTGCCGGTGGAGGAACTGCACCGGGTTACCGAGGAAGAGCTCGACGAGTACTACGGCAGGATTGCGGACAAGAGGTAA
- a CDS encoding V-type ATP synthase subunit D — translation MASGGIAPTKTNLLKLKNELEFARLGYDLLDQKRNILINELLNLIDQTVDYQEKVDAALAEAYSSYQSAALSMGKRKTLSIASAVNISSSIKISERRIMGVSLPQVETSYQEHPPYFSPLDTSFWIDISISRFKTALELMGRLAELKISIMRLANEVKKTIRKVNALEKIAIPDLQESVRFISGRLEENERDMIILMKMVKNRLEKRKNQGGTECPM, via the coding sequence ATGGCCAGCGGCGGCATTGCACCAACCAAGACAAATCTCCTGAAACTGAAGAACGAACTGGAGTTCGCCAGGCTCGGTTATGATCTTCTGGACCAGAAGAGGAATATCCTGATCAACGAGCTTTTAAACCTGATAGACCAGACCGTTGATTACCAGGAGAAGGTGGACGCTGCCCTGGCGGAGGCTTATTCCAGCTACCAGTCGGCGGCCCTGTCCATGGGAAAGCGCAAGACCCTGTCCATTGCCAGCGCTGTTAATATCAGTTCATCCATAAAGATCAGCGAGCGGCGTATTATGGGGGTTTCTCTTCCCCAGGTGGAGACCTCGTATCAGGAGCATCCTCCCTATTTTTCACCTCTGGATACCAGCTTCTGGATAGATATCAGCATCTCCCGTTTTAAAACCGCCCTGGAGCTTATGGGGCGTCTGGCTGAACTGAAAATTTCCATTATGCGCCTGGCAAACGAGGTCAAAAAGACCATTAGAAAGGTAAATGCCCTGGAAAAAATCGCGATTCCCGACCTTCAGGAGTCCGTGCGTTTTATCAGCGGACGTTTGGAAGAGAATGAGCGGGATATGATTATCCTGATGAAGATGGTAAAAAACCGTCTTGAAAAGAGAAAAAACCAAGGTGGTACAGAATGTCCGATGTAA
- a CDS encoding universal stress protein yields the protein MSDVISRVLVYIDGTEESVTAAEYAVCLARSSGAYLCALYVVNTRALQDLLRARIFIESEEQEYAKDLEADAERYLNHVAELASAKDLPLERRKVEGSVLTEIKKAVRELKIDTLVIGALSRVQSRRDELYNEVERAVRSVDCTVIIAKDEDRIWSLYEEL from the coding sequence ATGTCCGATGTAATATCACGGGTTCTTGTCTACATTGATGGAACCGAGGAGTCCGTTACCGCCGCAGAATACGCCGTTTGTCTGGCCAGGAGCAGCGGTGCGTATCTGTGTGCCCTGTATGTTGTGAATACCCGGGCCCTGCAGGATCTTCTGCGGGCAAGGATATTTATCGAATCAGAGGAACAGGAGTACGCCAAAGACCTGGAGGCTGATGCAGAGCGTTATCTGAACCATGTGGCGGAACTGGCATCTGCCAAAGATCTACCCTTGGAGCGGCGCAAGGTCGAAGGGTCGGTCTTGACGGAAATCAAAAAGGCCGTGCGGGAACTGAAGATCGATACCCTGGTGATCGGCGCATTGTCCCGGGTGCAGAGCCGCCGGGACGAGCTGTATAACGAGGTGGAACGGGCGGTCCGAAGCGTGGACTGTACCGTTATAATTGCGAAAGACGAGGACCGTATCTGGTCGTTGTATGAAGAACTGTAG
- a CDS encoding PTS sugar transporter subunit IIA, which produces MAIADMLYPDNIKAPLEKTEKNGIILELLTLLYNSGRISDLDKAFEAIRKREDQGSTGLGEGIAVPHAKTDLVSSLTLALGVAPQGVDFDSLDGKPTRLFFLLLAPPDQSGPHVEALSEVAKISRSASFMRLLCSARSPEEVLDLFGD; this is translated from the coding sequence ATGGCCATTGCAGATATGCTGTATCCCGACAATATAAAAGCTCCTCTTGAGAAAACGGAAAAGAACGGTATTATACTCGAGCTTTTAACACTTCTGTATAATTCAGGACGAATCTCCGACCTTGATAAAGCCTTTGAGGCTATCCGTAAACGGGAAGACCAGGGAAGTACCGGATTGGGAGAGGGGATTGCGGTACCCCATGCCAAGACGGACCTGGTCTCTTCCCTGACCCTGGCTCTGGGGGTTGCTCCCCAGGGGGTCGACTTCGATTCCCTGGACGGAAAGCCGACCAGGCTCTTTTTCCTGCTTCTGGCACCTCCGGACCAGTCGGGTCCTCATGTTGAGGCCCTGTCGGAGGTGGCCAAGATTTCGCGCTCCGCCTCCTTTATGCGCCTGCTGTGCTCGGCCCGCTCTCCCGAGGAGGTACTGGACCTCTTCGGGGATTAA
- a CDS encoding FAD-dependent oxidoreductase, translating into MAKKILVIGGSASGPKAAARARRLDFDAEITILQKAHDLSMASCGYPYYVGGFFDDRNQLLCTPTGVVRDPVYYMKSKNIIAKTDTEVTSIDRKAKKVSAQNLLTGETETYAYDKLILAMGATPRMPPVPGTDLDGISTLQSMPDADYLRKVRDEGIIRKAVVVGGGLIGIETCEALQLAGIKITVVEMLPQILMFLDWQLAKILENHVKTHAADVITDNAVAAFLGDEKGKLRAVKLANGDEIPCEMAVVAIGVSPNTTIAAEAGIETGKTRGIVVNEYMQTNDPDIYAVGDCTEIPQRLTGMNVHAPYGDLANLEGRVAGENAASGNIVTFPGTIQTGVCKVFDFSAGSTGISKDQAEKLGYKNVVTVTTAGPDKPGFMGAKILINRMTADGDTGKILGFQCIGLADASKQIGMAAMAIMGGLTVDNLVNADLPYAPPFSLAIDNIVACAHALQNKIRGLMEGLSAVEVKEKLDKGEKPFIIDNRSPEEWEEMRLGIGEHLIPVGALRHRLNELPKDKSTEIITYCKISLRGYEAARTLIANGYTNVKVMEGGIMAWPYHREK; encoded by the coding sequence ATGGCAAAAAAAATACTTGTAATCGGCGGTTCCGCCTCAGGTCCGAAGGCCGCAGCCCGGGCCAGACGCCTCGATTTTGACGCGGAGATAACAATCCTTCAGAAAGCCCATGATCTTTCCATGGCCTCCTGCGGTTACCCGTACTACGTAGGCGGCTTTTTCGACGACAGGAATCAGCTGCTCTGTACCCCCACCGGGGTGGTTCGGGACCCTGTCTACTACATGAAATCCAAAAACATCATCGCGAAAACAGACACGGAAGTTACTTCCATCGACCGCAAGGCAAAAAAGGTAAGTGCACAAAATCTCCTTACCGGTGAGACAGAGACCTATGCTTACGATAAGCTTATTCTCGCCATGGGAGCCACTCCCAGGATGCCGCCTGTTCCGGGAACCGATCTCGACGGCATAAGCACCCTGCAGTCCATGCCGGATGCAGACTACCTGCGCAAGGTGCGGGATGAGGGTATAATCAGGAAGGCCGTTGTCGTCGGCGGAGGACTGATCGGAATCGAGACCTGTGAAGCCCTGCAGCTCGCGGGCATCAAGATTACCGTGGTGGAAATGCTGCCCCAGATACTGATGTTCCTGGACTGGCAGCTGGCAAAGATCCTGGAAAACCATGTTAAAACCCATGCCGCCGACGTTATAACCGACAACGCGGTAGCTGCATTCCTGGGAGATGAAAAGGGCAAGCTCCGGGCGGTAAAGCTGGCCAACGGAGATGAGATTCCCTGCGAAATGGCTGTAGTCGCTATCGGTGTGAGCCCAAATACAACGATCGCCGCGGAAGCGGGGATTGAAACCGGTAAAACCAGAGGCATCGTCGTCAATGAATACATGCAGACCAACGATCCCGATATATATGCCGTGGGGGATTGTACCGAGATACCCCAGCGCCTGACAGGCATGAACGTCCACGCGCCGTACGGCGACCTTGCCAACCTGGAAGGCCGGGTAGCTGGTGAGAACGCGGCCAGCGGAAACATTGTCACCTTCCCCGGGACCATTCAAACCGGGGTCTGCAAGGTCTTTGATTTCTCTGCAGGATCTACGGGGATTTCAAAGGATCAGGCCGAGAAACTGGGGTATAAAAACGTCGTCACCGTAACCACAGCAGGCCCTGACAAACCGGGTTTTATGGGGGCAAAGATCCTGATCAACAGAATGACAGCCGACGGGGATACAGGAAAAATCCTTGGTTTTCAGTGCATTGGACTGGCTGATGCCAGCAAACAGATAGGAATGGCCGCCATGGCGATTATGGGAGGACTTACGGTAGACAATCTGGTGAATGCGGACCTTCCCTACGCACCGCCCTTCTCCCTGGCCATCGATAATATCGTCGCCTGCGCCCATGCACTGCAGAACAAGATCCGGGGCCTTATGGAAGGACTCTCGGCTGTTGAGGTCAAGGAAAAGCTGGACAAAGGCGAAAAACCCTTCATTATCGATAACCGCAGCCCCGAGGAGTGGGAAGAGATGCGTCTTGGTATCGGAGAACACCTGATTCCGGTAGGAGCCCTGCGTCACCGCTTAAACGAGCTGCCAAAAGACAAAAGCACCGAAATAATCACCTACTGCAAGATATCCCTGCGGGGATACGAAGCCGCCCGCACCCTGATCGCCAACGGATACACCAATGTCAAGGTAATGGAAGGGGGCATCATGGCCTGGCCTTACCACAGGGAGAAGTAG